In a single window of the Mucilaginibacter defluvii genome:
- a CDS encoding bifunctional helix-turn-helix transcriptional regulator/GNAT family N-acetyltransferase, producing the protein MSIIDDLQELAVGARMKRLYDIFAESVEQIYKDEGLTFEPKYFTLYYLISRREEIGITEISEELALTHPGVIHLAKELEALGYIESVKLKADSRKRNLRLSEKGKKSLVKFENVWAKIISLNKSLFGSQKHNLLLALIEVEEQLAEKNYYQRFKEMFSYSEPTDVKILDYKPELAPYFKSLNVEWINTYFTVEAHDLEQLDHPEHILNNGGRIIFAEVDGDIAGTCALIKTGYLEYEIAKMGVSPKYQGRKIGQALMTSIVDIARNLGAKRVWLGSNSKLAPALAIYRKFGFKDIPVGDSPYKRADVKMEMYL; encoded by the coding sequence ATGTCAATAATTGATGATTTGCAGGAACTTGCCGTTGGTGCGCGCATGAAGCGCTTGTATGATATTTTTGCCGAGAGCGTTGAGCAGATTTATAAAGATGAAGGCCTTACCTTTGAACCTAAATATTTTACGTTGTACTATCTCATCAGCAGGCGCGAAGAGATTGGTATTACCGAAATTTCTGAGGAATTGGCCCTTACCCATCCCGGTGTAATACATTTAGCTAAAGAGCTGGAGGCGCTGGGCTATATTGAGTCGGTTAAGTTAAAAGCCGACAGCCGCAAACGAAATCTTCGCCTGTCCGAAAAAGGTAAAAAGTCGCTGGTTAAGTTTGAGAATGTCTGGGCGAAAATAATCAGCTTAAATAAATCATTATTCGGCAGCCAAAAACACAACTTATTGCTGGCCCTTATTGAAGTTGAGGAACAATTAGCCGAAAAAAATTACTACCAGCGCTTTAAAGAAATGTTTAGTTACTCGGAGCCTACTGACGTTAAAATACTGGATTACAAGCCTGAGCTTGCCCCTTATTTTAAATCGCTCAACGTGGAGTGGATCAATACCTATTTCACTGTAGAGGCGCACGATCTGGAACAGCTTGATCATCCGGAGCATATATTGAATAACGGAGGCCGTATAATTTTTGCCGAAGTTGATGGCGACATTGCCGGCACCTGCGCCCTGATAAAAACCGGTTACCTGGAGTATGAGATAGCCAAAATGGGCGTAAGTCCAAAATACCAGGGCCGTAAAATCGGCCAGGCATTAATGACCTCTATCGTTGATATCGCCCGTAACCTGGGCGCTAAACGTGTGTGGCTGGGCTCAAACAGCAAACTCGCCCCTGCCCTCGCCATATACCGTAAGTTCGGGTTCAAGGATATCCCGGTTGGCGACTCGCCTTATAAACGGGCTGATGTGAAGATGGAAATGTATTTGTAG
- a CDS encoding C40 family peptidase, with translation MEYGICNMALAPLKAEASERSEIMTQVLFGEAFEILEWQEHWVKITTAYDNYTGWIGKLLFTNLDEADYNHIKQTPPAITNSAVTWAFKKPEMALLYLPFGSSLPFLEGDECRVGDDYYAVPEVDEELEDTLIETAMQFLNAPYLWGGRTHFGIDCSGLTQAVFKLHGIKIDRDASQQALQGELVTRIEDAKEGDLAFFANAEGRITHVGILLGDGNIIHASGRVKIEQIDEKGIYSEEQGKYTHQLALIKRYFNRQS, from the coding sequence ATGGAATACGGTATTTGTAATATGGCCCTTGCGCCGCTAAAGGCTGAAGCATCCGAGCGCAGCGAGATCATGACACAGGTTTTATTTGGAGAGGCCTTTGAAATATTGGAATGGCAGGAGCATTGGGTTAAAATTACAACCGCGTACGATAATTATACTGGCTGGATAGGTAAGCTGTTGTTCACCAATTTAGATGAAGCTGATTACAATCATATCAAACAAACGCCACCCGCTATTACCAATTCGGCTGTAACGTGGGCCTTTAAAAAGCCCGAAATGGCTTTGCTGTATTTGCCCTTTGGCAGCTCGCTGCCGTTTTTAGAGGGTGATGAATGCCGTGTTGGCGACGATTATTATGCCGTACCTGAAGTGGATGAGGAACTGGAAGATACGTTGATTGAAACCGCTATGCAGTTTTTAAACGCGCCTTATTTGTGGGGTGGGCGTACACATTTTGGTATTGATTGCTCGGGGTTAACGCAGGCCGTGTTTAAATTGCATGGTATCAAAATAGACCGCGATGCTTCGCAACAGGCGTTGCAAGGCGAATTAGTTACCCGTATCGAAGATGCGAAAGAAGGCGACCTGGCTTTTTTTGCCAATGCCGAAGGACGCATTACTCACGTAGGTATCTTATTGGGCGATGGTAACATCATTCATGCATCCGGAAGGGTAAAAATTGAGCAGATTGACGAAAAAGGGATTTATTCAGAAGAGCAGGGGAAGTATACGCACCAGTTAGCCCTTATTAAACGCTACTTTAATCGCCAAAGCTAA
- a CDS encoding WD40 repeat domain-containing protein, whose protein sequence is MIEVQKIAELTGHGNPIFTAELSQKPGILFTGGNDKGVVEWSLKDNTFIRVMFPVPASVYAIHCPEGYPYMFVGLRTGDVAVFDFIQQKIIKLLKHHVKPVFDIKGITPKKELLVASEDGSVTVWSLETLEILHTIQVSADTVRCIAVSIPKKHIAFGCRDSSVKVYDMDDYGFITSLNEHTMAVFSAQYSPDGSYLLTGSRDAQLKVWDTNSSTLLQNIPAHLFAINNIAFHPTRPYFATASMDKSIKIWDAQNFKLRKIISREKGLPSHMLSVNKLVWDGDHLISVSDDKAVLVWDVSFGD, encoded by the coding sequence ATGATCGAAGTACAAAAAATAGCGGAACTTACAGGGCACGGGAACCCGATATTTACAGCGGAACTATCGCAAAAGCCCGGTATACTGTTCACCGGCGGCAATGATAAGGGTGTGGTTGAATGGAGCCTGAAGGATAATACTTTTATCAGGGTGATGTTTCCGGTACCCGCCTCTGTTTATGCCATTCATTGTCCGGAAGGTTATCCTTATATGTTTGTAGGCCTGCGTACCGGCGATGTGGCTGTGTTTGATTTTATACAACAAAAAATCATCAAACTGCTTAAGCATCACGTTAAGCCTGTGTTTGATATTAAGGGCATAACCCCGAAAAAAGAATTGTTAGTGGCCAGCGAAGACGGTTCGGTTACCGTTTGGAGCCTCGAAACACTCGAAATACTGCACACCATCCAGGTATCAGCCGATACGGTTCGCTGCATTGCCGTTTCTATACCCAAAAAACATATCGCATTCGGCTGCCGCGACAGCAGCGTAAAAGTGTATGACATGGATGATTACGGCTTTATTACCTCCCTAAACGAGCATACCATGGCTGTATTTTCAGCACAGTATTCGCCTGATGGAAGTTACCTGCTTACCGGCTCGCGCGATGCGCAATTAAAGGTTTGGGATACCAACAGCTCTACGTTGCTGCAAAATATACCGGCACATTTATTTGCTATTAATAACATCGCCTTTCACCCTACGCGTCCGTATTTTGCTACGGCGAGCATGGATAAAAGCATTAAAATTTGGGATGCGCAAAATTTTAAGCTCCGCAAGATCATCAGTCGCGAAAAAGGCCTGCCATCGCATATGCTGTCCGTGAACAAACTGGTATGGGATGGTGATCACTTAATTTCCGTGAGCGATGATAAAGCTGTGCTGGTATGGGATGTTAGCTTTGGCGATTAA
- the hisIE gene encoding bifunctional phosphoribosyl-AMP cyclohydrolase/phosphoribosyl-ATP diphosphatase HisIE, with protein MNIDFDKSDGLVPVIIQDEQTLEVLMLGYMDKEAYDKTVQENVVTFFSRSKNRLWKKGETSGNYLHVKSMDIDCDNDTLLIKVKADGPTCHTGSRSCFQTEYNQNFIHELERIIADRYENPQEGSYVNKLHRKGLNKISQKVGEEAVETVIAALNETEHDFINESSDLMFHLLVLLREKGISLETIAKNLEERHK; from the coding sequence ATGAATATCGATTTCGATAAAAGCGACGGCCTGGTGCCGGTTATCATACAGGACGAGCAAACCCTCGAGGTGCTGATGCTCGGCTACATGGACAAAGAGGCTTACGATAAAACCGTTCAGGAAAACGTAGTTACCTTTTTCTCCCGCTCAAAAAACCGTCTCTGGAAAAAGGGTGAAACCAGTGGCAACTACCTGCACGTAAAAAGCATGGATATTGATTGCGACAATGATACTCTGCTGATCAAGGTGAAAGCCGACGGCCCTACCTGTCATACCGGTTCACGCAGTTGTTTTCAAACAGAATACAACCAAAACTTCATCCACGAGTTGGAACGCATTATTGCTGATCGTTACGAAAACCCGCAGGAAGGTTCGTACGTGAACAAGCTGCATAGAAAGGGTTTAAACAAGATCAGTCAAAAAGTTGGTGAAGAAGCTGTTGAAACTGTAATAGCCGCACTTAACGAAACCGAGCACGACTTTATCAACGAGTCATCAGACCTGATGTTCCACCTGCTGGTGCTGCTCCGCGAAAAAGGCATCAGCCTGGAAACAATCGCTAAAAATTTAGAGGAGAGGCATAAATAG
- the hisF gene encoding imidazole glycerol phosphate synthase subunit HisF, with amino-acid sequence MASPFRGPGGLSKRIIPCLDVKDGRTVKGVNFVDLRDAGDPVELAWNYSNQGADELVFLDITATVERRKTMVELVKSVARQINIPFTIGGGINEIADADALLNAGADKISINSAAVRNPALIDELARAFGVQFVVIAVDTRSIGDKNIVHLNGGRLPTERETLEWILEAESRGAGEILLTSMDHDGTKAGFDNGLLKTVNDAVHIPVIASGGAGSVQHFVDVFEKTNVDAALAASVFHYGEILIPDLKNTLRQHSIEVRMV; translated from the coding sequence ATTGCCTCCCCCTTTAGGGGGCCGGGGGGCCTTAGCAAACGAATTATCCCCTGCCTTGACGTTAAGGACGGGCGTACGGTTAAAGGTGTGAACTTTGTTGACCTGCGCGATGCCGGTGACCCGGTGGAACTGGCCTGGAACTACTCTAACCAGGGTGCTGATGAACTGGTATTCCTCGATATTACCGCTACGGTTGAACGCCGTAAAACCATGGTTGAGCTGGTAAAATCAGTAGCCAGGCAAATCAATATACCCTTTACTATCGGCGGTGGTATCAACGAGATTGCCGATGCCGATGCCTTGCTGAATGCGGGAGCTGATAAGATATCCATCAACTCTGCCGCGGTGCGCAACCCGGCGCTGATAGATGAATTGGCAAGAGCCTTCGGGGTACAGTTTGTGGTGATAGCGGTTGATACCCGCAGCATTGGCGATAAAAACATTGTTCACCTGAATGGCGGGCGCCTACCTACCGAACGCGAAACGCTGGAGTGGATATTAGAGGCTGAAAGCCGCGGTGCTGGCGAAATACTGCTTACCTCAATGGATCATGACGGTACTAAAGCCGGTTTTGATAACGGTTTACTTAAAACCGTTAACGATGCCGTACACATACCTGTAATAGCCTCGGGCGGCGCGGGTTCGGTACAGCACTTTGTGGATGTATTTGAAAAAACCAATGTGGATGCCGCGCTTGCTGCCTCGGTGTTTCATTATGGCGAGATACTGATACCCGACCTGAAAAACACTTTACGACAACATAGCATTGAAGTGCGGATGGTTTAA
- a CDS encoding 1-(5-phosphoribosyl)-5-[(5-phosphoribosylamino)methylideneamino] imidazole-4-carboxamide isomerase, with amino-acid sequence MYIIPAIDILDKKVVRLREGDYKQVTEYDVSLEEMIERYQSNGTNFIHIIDLNGAKNDFSNQEYLFNVIRKTDMKIQYGGGVRSIEKVKELIDAGVHRVIVGTQALTNPNFLVDLSKSICGNYKCSDQVVIAIDVLDEVIKYSGWMESSPIKLMDYVDKCLALGFFRFLCTDINKDGKLGGAGIELYEKLLDHSPFIKLIASGGVSSMQDIEKLSRIKVESCVVGKAIYEGHISIEDVKNWNLEALISI; translated from the coding sequence ATGTATATTATTCCCGCTATAGATATTCTGGACAAAAAAGTGGTACGCCTGCGCGAGGGCGACTATAAACAGGTTACAGAATATGATGTATCATTGGAAGAGATGATCGAGCGTTACCAGTCAAACGGAACAAACTTTATCCACATTATCGATCTTAACGGCGCTAAAAACGATTTCTCTAACCAGGAATACCTCTTCAACGTGATTCGTAAAACGGACATGAAGATACAATATGGCGGTGGCGTGCGAAGCATTGAAAAGGTAAAAGAATTAATTGATGCCGGCGTACATCGTGTTATTGTAGGTACACAAGCTCTGACTAACCCAAACTTTTTGGTTGACCTGAGCAAATCTATCTGCGGTAATTATAAATGTTCTGACCAGGTGGTTATCGCCATCGACGTATTGGATGAAGTGATCAAATACTCCGGATGGATGGAAAGCTCACCCATTAAACTAATGGATTACGTAGATAAGTGCCTGGCACTGGGCTTCTTCCGATTTTTATGTACAGATATTAATAAAGATGGAAAACTGGGCGGTGCAGGCATCGAACTATATGAAAAACTGCTTGACCACTCACCATTCATCAAACTGATCGCTTCAGGCGGCGTTAGCTCTATGCAGGATATCGAAAAGCTGAGCCGTATCAAGGTAGAATCATGCGTGGTAGGTAAAGCCATTTATGAAGGCCATATTTCTATCGAGGATGTTAAGAACTGGAACCTGGAAGCGTTAATATCGATATAG
- the hisH gene encoding imidazole glycerol phosphate synthase subunit HisH, producing the protein MNANNTQPSPTGEATPPSGGGGIGIIRYGAGNIFSLTAALDRLGIAYGMIHNEADFEQFDRYIIPGVGHAGAAMQKLQNTGLVPKIRSLTKPVLGICVGMQLLTEHSEEGDASLLNLVPVKTMRFTDSAECKVPHTGWNRVYPEKENKLFANIPQGSHFYFVHSYFIEHNGAYTLSSTTYNNKFSASIWLDNFYGVQFHPEKSGTYGETLLTNFSKI; encoded by the coding sequence ATGAACGCTAACAATACCCAGCCTTCGCCAACAGGTGAAGCTACTCCCCCTTCAGGGGGCGGGGGGATCGGAATTATCAGATATGGAGCCGGCAATATTTTCTCGCTCACTGCCGCTTTAGACAGGCTGGGCATTGCCTACGGAATGATACATAATGAAGCCGATTTTGAACAGTTTGACCGTTACATTATTCCGGGTGTAGGCCATGCCGGCGCTGCTATGCAAAAATTACAAAACACCGGCCTGGTGCCTAAAATACGCTCGCTTACCAAACCAGTGCTGGGTATTTGCGTTGGTATGCAATTACTTACTGAACATTCTGAAGAAGGTGATGCCAGCCTGCTGAACCTTGTGCCGGTTAAAACCATGCGCTTTACTGACAGTGCAGAATGCAAGGTACCACACACCGGCTGGAACCGCGTTTACCCCGAAAAGGAGAATAAACTTTTTGCAAATATTCCGCAAGGTTCGCACTTTTACTTTGTACATTCATATTTTATTGAACACAATGGTGCATATACTTTGTCGTCAACCACTTATAACAACAAATTTTCGGCATCAATTTGGCTTGATAACTTTTACGGAGTGCAGTTTCACCCCGAGAAATCAGGCACATATGGTGAAACCCTCTTAACTAACTTTTCAAAAATTTAA
- the hisB gene encoding bifunctional histidinol-phosphatase/imidazoleglycerol-phosphate dehydratase HisB — MSLKKVLFIDRDGTLINEPADEQIDSFAKLEFFPGALQWLPKIAGLGFELVMVTNQDGLGTSSHPEANFYPVHDFILKTFKNEGVTFDAIFIDRTFARDNAPTRKPGTALLTQYLDVEVYDMKGSFVIGDRKNDVLLAKNLGAKAIWLNNDTNLGGAEFDTDKWPETIKESIAIETTDWKEIYEYLKLGQRVVEHRRTTKETDIYIKLNLDGTGEGRISTGLHFFDHMLDQIARHGSIDLEVNAKGDLHIDEHHTIEDTGIALGEVFAEALGNKKGIERYGFCLPMDDCLAQAAIDFGGRNWIVWDADFKREKVGDVPTEMFYHFFKSFSDAAKCNLNIKAEGVNEHHKIEAIFKAFAKAIKMAVKRDVDKMVLPSTKGVL, encoded by the coding sequence ATGAGCCTTAAAAAAGTACTTTTTATTGATCGCGACGGCACCCTGATCAACGAACCCGCTGATGAACAGATAGACTCGTTTGCTAAGCTGGAGTTTTTTCCGGGTGCGCTGCAATGGCTGCCTAAAATAGCCGGACTGGGTTTTGAGCTGGTGATGGTTACCAATCAGGATGGCCTGGGTACATCATCGCACCCCGAAGCTAACTTTTACCCGGTACATGATTTTATTTTAAAAACATTTAAGAACGAAGGCGTAACCTTCGATGCCATATTTATTGACCGCACCTTTGCGCGAGATAATGCACCAACCCGTAAGCCCGGTACCGCTCTGTTAACTCAATATCTTGATGTTGAAGTTTACGATATGAAAGGTTCATTTGTTATCGGCGACCGTAAAAACGATGTGTTATTGGCTAAAAATCTGGGCGCTAAGGCCATTTGGTTAAACAACGACACAAACCTTGGCGGCGCTGAGTTTGATACCGATAAATGGCCGGAAACTATTAAAGAGAGCATCGCTATCGAAACCACCGACTGGAAAGAAATATACGAGTACCTTAAATTGGGGCAGCGCGTGGTTGAACACCGCCGCACCACTAAGGAAACCGACATCTACATAAAACTCAACCTTGATGGTACGGGCGAAGGCAGGATTTCAACTGGTTTGCATTTTTTTGACCACATGCTTGATCAGATAGCCCGCCATGGCAGCATTGATCTGGAAGTAAATGCTAAAGGCGACCTGCATATTGACGAGCACCACACTATTGAGGATACCGGCATTGCTTTAGGAGAGGTTTTTGCTGAAGCATTAGGCAATAAAAAAGGGATTGAGCGTTATGGTTTTTGCCTACCGATGGATGACTGCCTGGCGCAGGCTGCTATTGATTTTGGCGGCCGTAACTGGATTGTTTGGGATGCCGATTTTAAACGCGAAAAAGTAGGCGATGTTCCTACCGAAATGTTCTACCATTTCTTTAAATCATTTAGTGATGCAGCTAAATGTAACCTGAATATAAAAGCTGAGGGTGTTAACGAGCATCACAAAATTGAAGCTATATTTAAAGCCTTTGCCAAAGCCATTAAAATGGCCGTAAAGCGCGATGTGGATAAGATGGTTTTACCAAGCACTAAGGGAGTATTGTAG
- the hisC gene encoding histidinol-phosphate transaminase yields MFDINKILRPNIKKLVPYSSARDEFKGEASVYLDANENAFGSPLNTAYNRYPDPLQYKVKTRLSEIKGVPPRNIFLGNGSDEAIDVLFRSFCNPGVDNVILVPPTYGMYEVSANINDVETRKVLLTEDYQLNLEGIAEAIDERTKMIFICSPNNPTGNSINREDVETLLANFSGLVIVDEAYINFSRQKTFIQELTEYANLVVLQTLSKAWGLAGLRVGMAFASEEIIEVMNKVKPPYNINEASQQLALEALNNIDTVNNWIKEALAQRDKLVLQLKNFDFVLDIYPSDANFILVKTNGARDIYNHLVQQGIIIRDRSKVELCEGCLRITIGTPTENETLINALQNYK; encoded by the coding sequence ATGTTCGATATAAATAAAATACTTCGTCCTAATATAAAAAAGCTGGTGCCTTACTCCTCCGCGCGAGACGAGTTTAAGGGTGAGGCCAGCGTGTACCTGGACGCTAACGAAAACGCTTTCGGCTCTCCGCTGAATACTGCTTACAACCGATATCCCGATCCGTTGCAATATAAGGTTAAAACGCGCCTGAGCGAGATCAAAGGCGTGCCGCCACGTAACATATTTTTAGGCAACGGCAGCGATGAGGCCATTGATGTGCTGTTTCGCAGCTTTTGTAATCCGGGGGTCGATAATGTAATACTGGTTCCGCCTACCTATGGCATGTACGAGGTATCGGCCAACATTAATGATGTGGAAACCCGCAAGGTGCTGCTCACCGAGGATTATCAGCTTAACCTGGAAGGTATTGCTGAAGCTATCGATGAGCGTACCAAGATGATCTTTATCTGCTCACCCAACAACCCTACAGGTAACTCCATCAACCGTGAGGATGTGGAAACCTTATTGGCTAACTTTAGCGGGTTGGTAATAGTGGATGAGGCGTACATTAATTTCAGTCGCCAGAAAACCTTTATACAGGAACTCACCGAATACGCTAACCTGGTGGTGCTGCAAACGCTATCCAAAGCATGGGGTTTAGCGGGCCTGCGTGTAGGTATGGCCTTTGCCAGCGAGGAGATCATCGAGGTAATGAATAAGGTAAAGCCACCTTACAACATTAACGAAGCGTCGCAGCAATTAGCATTAGAGGCATTAAACAATATTGACACCGTAAATAATTGGATTAAAGAAGCTTTAGCACAACGGGATAAACTTGTACTTCAGTTAAAGAACTTTGATTTCGTGCTGGATATTTATCCGTCCGACGCCAATTTTATCTTGGTTAAAACTAACGGTGCAAGGGATATATATAACCATTTGGTGCAGCAGGGTATTATCATCCGCGATCGCTCAAAGGTGGAGCTTTGCGAGGGTTGCCTGCGCATCACCATCGGTACTCCAACGGAAAATGAAACATTGATCAACGCTTTACAAAACTATAAATGA